The nucleotide window GTGGACACTCCATCTTTCGAAGGGCCTAGTGATTAAGCTGCCAGTGTGAAAGCCTCAAAGCACTTTCCTATATATTCCACCGCCCTCTACTTCAGATGTTGACATGTTGTTGCACGTCCACCGCGGCTTTTTCTGTCAATGAACCTACGTAACTCACCAAAAACTCGTCAACTGTTACAATCCCCTTCAGGAGCGTCCTTTTGCTAATCCTGGCCCATGGGTTAACAATCGCCGCAGCCAGTGCTGTTTCCTCGCCGGAGAACTCAGCATCGGCCTTGTCCGTCCTTCCGTCAACCGGCACTCGCACTCCCAGCATGGAGACGCAGCCTTGTCTTACGTTGATTCAAGCCGCCAATCAAGATGTGGTATTTCTGGGACTGTGAGCATTGCATCGAACACTTTTGGCAAAGGCGAGACAGGGTACCAAGAGGTGGTCAATCAGATTGGTGCAAAGGGGGGACGTTGTCCATTCCGGTCACTGCTAAGAGATCAATAATATGAGTATGTGAGATGAGTATCTTAGGTAGGTGAATGACTGTCACATACTAGGACTACTGCTAACCTGTATTGAGCAGATTATCAGTGTGCACCTATGGCAGGCCCATCCCTCGGCCTGACGACGACTCCCCAAGCATGACCACCATCGCCACGACAGGCGCTATCTCGGGCTAGCCCACGTACATGACACTCGCTTATGCCCTCGAAACCATTGCATATTACACTTTTCTGCGAAAACAGAAAATAACAGGGCTCTACAATCCCTTTGCGGTCCCGACAACAGCCGCCACAACCGGCATGGCGACAACGACTGGTAACTACACGGACAGACAACTTCGAAGCTGAACGCCTGAGCAAGTTTGTGGGAATTTTTACGATGTCAACTACTAAGTATCCTTGTGTTGAGTGGCCAAGCAAGGAATATCTGTTCTATAATGTGGAGGAGTGCCCTGGGTCCAACGGGCAGTGTGCGGCGAGTTCAACTATGCGATTGAGCCGCCCCACTTCTTTGATGTTTCCTGTACCCTCAACGAAACCGACTATCTAAACATGCCGGAATACCTCTAGCCATCCGAGTCCACAATGACAGAGGTGACACAACTCATTCGAGATTTTTGCTCCTCTAAAAACCGATGATCCCACCTGTCTTCAGATGACCAAACGAGTGGGCGGCGAGAAGCACCCTTAGGTATGTTCGTCTGGAGCAGATAAATCGGCAGTCGCCATCACAAACAACCTGGGAGGCCTTTTCAGGGTGTAATAATCATTCATTCACCTTCTACATGAAAATAATGGTGAAGCTAAGGGAGTCGGAGCATGGGGGGGAACTAGATACATTCTTGGGCTATGACGGTGGTGAAAAAAAGTAACTATGTGCGTTGAAAGTGAAACGAATTCCGGCACATCCAGCAGAAGCACTAGCCAAACAAAAAGAGTATTTTTGACAACTGCCTTGACCACCACTGTCGCCGCCATCCTTTTATTGGGGGCTTTATTTTCCTGGCGACAAAAGTCTGTTTTCTTACACATTGACGGTGGAGCCGATGGGGCCGAAGCGGATGTTGGACCAGACAACCTTGCTGTAGTGTTTGTTAGCATCTGAACTGCACAGAGAAGCACAAAAGGCAGGCGAGGGACGTACGCGTTGGGGTAGTTGGCCTTGACCTCGGAGGGAACACCGGAGTCTTGGGCGCAAGGGCCACGGGCAGCACCCGgctcgccctccttctcagggGGGTAGACGGAGTCGAGCCAGAGCATGTTGGCGTAGTGATCGGCCCAGATGGACATGACGAGGACCATGGGGATGCGGAGGGCAGCGTTGAGCTGGGGGAAGTCACCGACCTCACTGAAGCGGTTGCGGTCCGTGAAAACATCAAACTGAGTCGAGCAGAACTcaggggtgatgttggggctggctgggatgCCGTCAAAGGTGGGAGCGGGAGCGAGGATCTTTCGGCCGTTCTGGACGAAGAATTGCTCAAGGTTGTCATCCTGGAAGCGGGTGACGACGGTGAActtcttggtggtgtcgacggtcttgcccttgccgtaGAAGTCGGGGTTGCCCATGCGGTAGGGGTTGTAGTCGCAGCCATTGGCGTCGCAGCCACCAGCGAAGCGGTCCTCGGAGTAGGTACCACCGCAGGTGTCACGCTCGCAAACGTGGTAGTTGTTGTTCTCGCAGGCGTGGGGGGTGAAGGCGTAGGCGTGGGCATTGGACTCCCTATTCTGCGTGTTAGCTTTTGTCGACTTGAAAACAAGATGGACCGGGTCGGTTAGACATACCAGACATCGATCTCGGCGCAGCAACCGCCATAGGGACCGACACCAGCGTTCTCATCGTTGGACGACTCGCGCCAGCCCTCAATGTTGGCCTTGCCACCGACGAACTTGAGATCACGAGCGCATTGGGCGTCGCAGTACtgtttcctccccccccatcATGTCAGTGGCTGGGAGGCAGGGCAGCGGGTGGGAGAACTTACACCAGTACCGTACTTGGCACCAGCCTTGTTGGTGGGATAGCTGCGCatgccaccatcctcctccatggCGACAAAGTACAGGGCCGAGTTGAGACCGCACTCGACCGTGGAGAGGTCGACGTCAAAGCTGAACTCGTTGTTCATGAGGGTAAACATCTGGTACTTGGAGGCACCGTTCATGAGGTAGAAACGAGAGCCGACGTTGGTGCCATACTCGTGCTTGGTGACGAACTTGAGAGTGAGGGAGTCACCGCTGGTGGAAGCACCGTAGGTCTGCTGGTAGTTGCCGGCACCCTCCATCAAGCACTTTGACGCGCAGTCGGTGGCGGTGCTGCAGGCAGCTGTGTTCCAGGCGTTGCCATCGTAGCAGTTGGTGCCGCCCGAGGTGTGGATCCAGCGCCAGTTGGAGTCGATGACGACCTCAGCCTGGACGGTCGTGCAGTTAGCCTTGCCTGTGCACCTCTTCCAGGTGATTCGGGGGTGAGTCTCGGTCTGCTGGGTGCCGACGCCCTGACCGGCGACGAGGCCGGTCATGAGGGAACCTGCGGCCAGGTACTGAAGATActgcttcatcatcatggtggGCAACTCTTGGTGAAAAGATGGAAGAAGTGCTGGTGTTGCGTGATCGAGAAGAGAGAAGGACGTCAGTAGCACAGGGCGAGAGGTCGTTTATATGTTTTCCTGGGTCCAGTCAAGAGAAACTGAATTCGGACTGAGAGGGTTCTCAGGCTGTGACGATCCCGACCTCGACTCCCGTGCTGGAGCCTCCCGATTCGGAAACTTGGTTCCAGGCACCGCGTGAACCATCCAAAGAGCCGCTGCGTGGAAGAGTGAGCCGAATTCCCATATCCAAGCCTCTGCGGTGCCATGCCTTCTAATTGATCAGCCAACGGTTAATCGTCCATTGCGAGAGGAAGAATCCGCGAGGTGCCTTGGCGGTGGTAGCGAGATAGATTAACTGCCGTGGAGATCTGGGGTAGGCAGATGGAAAAGGCACACGATGTGATGTGGTGTGGCGAGCGTAATGTATTGTTGTTTACTTGCCGCCAGGGTTCTTGTTAACACCCTGCCCCCCTGCCCCTCTGCCCCCCGGGTATCATTGCACCTCCACTACAGGCAAAAgtaagaaagaaaagaaaagggggcgaTCCTCCTTGGTGCAGCACAGTAGTAGTAGGCGTCAGGCGTCAGGCGTCACGCCCACTGATGATCTCTAGTCTTTTTTCCCGGGTCGGTTTGGGCCAGCATTTGGAGGCATCGCAACTGAACACGGAGACTTGGCCCCGCAGTGCAACGTCGTCTCCAACCAGAGGTCCCTTCCCACAGCCATGTTCCGAGCCGGCCATCTTTTGCTCTAGGGCCAATATAAACGGCAATTAAAATCGGCCCCTCACTGAAGTGCCGAGCCAACTTCGATCGGACACCCCattggtgtttttgaagTCGTTGGCAGCCCTCGCCCACTTCATGACACCGTCTCAACCGGCGCCGAGACCGTTGCGGGGGCGGCAGTTGATGCAAACCTGGCCGCCCACtgcaacaacaccagaccTTGGCTTTATATACGGCTGGTATGATCTTAATTATCAGCTTTCGGATGCCTGTACCGGAGTGCCTTATTTGCCCACGAACCCCTGCACACTTCTTGTACCCTCTCGCCTCATTTGTTGCCAACCACCGGGCGTCTGCTGCCAGGTGAGAAGATAGGCGATAGAGGTTGGCGGCCGTGTTTGCCCCGTGAATTTAGCCCGGAGAATGAGCAAAGCGGAGCCCCCCGCTCCGATTCGTGGGTCGGCCGTGTTCGGCCAGACTACAGTCTCCCATATTATTTTATCTTGTTCCTGCAGTAGGTAGGCAATGAACTGTGCAAGGGCGCTTATTTCGTGCCGGTATCAGTTCCTGTTTCTCCTCAACAAGATATGCTCTGGGTTAGCCTGCCAGTTGGGTCCTCGTTCCTACCTAAGTCTTGACTCCTGAAGGCGAGCTGAGCTGTTCAAAGCGGGTTCTTAATGAAGCCGCAAATGAATACAAAACAAGCTCTGCTCCGAAAGGACTCTATATTGCGCTATTGTGTTCCACGTAGGGCAGTCATGTGGTGTCGCTTAGCCACCAATGACCACATCCCAATCTCTCCAAATGAAAGCTTCTTCTGAGAAATGGGTAGCGACAGTGGAAGGGAAGTCAATTTCCCGGTATTACACACAAGACTTGAGAGAGTTCGGAATGACGGACTGTTATCCGGAATGCAGATGGGCTTGGTTGATTGGAAAAGGAATGGGTTTCTGGTGATCCAAAGGCTCAAGTGACGCTTGGAGTGTTTGTCTGACGAATGACCAAATCACTCGGAGAGATTGTAATGAAGAACAGGGTGCAGTGTTGCCACTCCCTTGAACAATTACAACATTTTCAGATGCAGATGGGCCAACATGAAGGTACAATCTTTCAACCCGGACAAGGTCAGCACTGGCCTGGCCAAGTGCATCAGAATACATTGCAATGATATATCAAACAACATGTATGAGTTATTATTCCCAATAGCTATCATCACCAAGTATGAGAATCAGCCAACACACTCTCAGAAGCCTTCTCGCTGAGCATGAATGTGGGCAGCACCGGGAACGGGCCTGGTACTCTGGGGAAAGCACTGGCATCGACCACCCTCAAGCCGCGAACACCCCTCACTCTGAACTTGCTATCCAACACTGCGTTGGGGTCAGAGTCAGCTCCGATAGCACATGTGCTTGTCGGGTGGTGTCCGAAAATCTGGTTCTTGAGCCACTCAATGTCGGCGGCGTCATCGCATGTGCCGTCGGCCGACATCCCGCCGGAGCATGGCGGCTCAACAGGAGAAATTGGCCCGAGAGGAGCTGGCACAGAGGCAAATAATCTCCTCACAAACTTGACAGTGTCCAACTCAGCGGCCAGATCCATGGCCGTGCCAGCGTCACCTTCTTCGAACAAGTGAAAGTTGATGCTCGGCACATCTCTGGGGTCGgcgctggtgaggaggactTTGCCGCCGCGCGACTGGGGTCCGATCTTGACGGTCGAGAAGCCAAACATGTTTGGCGGGTCGGGCACAATGCTATCAGTGGGTGGCCAAAAGCCTCTGAGTGCGAAGAGCCCGCCGACGAGAAAAATGTCACGCTCGTTGTAAGCCGGCGAAATGCTTTTCCTAAAGACCGCGTTGAGAGTGGCCCCCTTCATGTATGGTCCCTGCTGGCTTTGCCAGAGCGTGACACAAGGGTCCCCGGGTGCTCCAAACCAGCAAGCAGGGTCGGCCGGGTCGGGGGGCGGAGTGGTGAAATTTCTGGCCGCGTGGCCGACGATGGGAACCTCGTAATTGTCTTGCAGGTTGGTGCCCACGCCTGGGAGGTTCTTCACCAGAGGGATACCAAAGGAAGCCAACTCTTCTGCTGGACCAATGCCCGAGAGCTTCAAGAGCTGGGGTGAGTTGAAAGTGCCACCAGACACAATGATTTCCTTGCGGGCAAAAGCGCGGCCCCATGTCCCGTTGTTGGAAGCTGTGTTCCTGGGATCTGCTCGATAGACGGACTGTCCTTGGAGGTACTCAATACCTGTTGCCTTGGGCTTGCGGTGGGGGTGATTGATATCCTTGAAGGTCACCTTGGTCGCCAGAGTGTTGAGCTGAATCCAGAGCGGAtacttcttcttgccggcAGCGGTGAGGGCACTGGCGGTCTCCAGAACAAGATCCCTGGAGGAGAAACGACGAGCATTCTCGTCCGAGTGGACGGCAGAACCAAATACACCCACACTCTTGTCGCGGGCCGGGTCAAGGGCGTTGACGTCGGCTGTCAGGTGGTCGACAATATTCAGAGGATCTTGACCGAGGTCGTCGGCAGCCTCAGCCATCACCGTGGTCATGTCGTCTTGCCCCACCCAAACAGATTCATCGCTCATGCTTGTGTCAAAATAACCGTTGAAGCCATGACCCGGAGTGCCAGATGGTAGATAGTGGTTGTTCTCTATACGAGCAAAGATGGATCGCATGGCGATAGGGCTGAGAAGAGACGGGTTGTGACATTAGTTCTCTGCCGATTGCCGCGGGAAGAAAAATAAGGGGCTGAGAACTCACTTCCAACTTGTATCACCGGTCAGATCGGCTATAATTTGCCAATCGCTATCACTGGGCAAGACGGATGACATGGCGTTGACAGCAGAACTTCCCCCAAGAGTTCCACCGCGGGGGTAATGAATACCCAAAAGAGTCGCTCCCGCAGGGGGGCTCGTGCCGACATAAAAGGTGCCATCGGTTTTGCGGTACACGCGATGGTTGTGCTGCAGTAGGCGACTCTCATTTGCGTAGTTGCGTACAAAGAAGTCCCATCGCATAGAGGCATCCTGGTAGGGCAAAAAGAATAGCGCCCCAATCTCGGACGTTGGGTTGTTGCTTTGGTCATCGCCGGCTTCGACCAAGAGCACAGAGTGGCCGGccttggcgaggttggtTGCCAGAGGACCACCTCCAGGTCCAGAACCAACGATCACATAATCGTAGACGTTGTCTTCTGGTTTGGTGTAGCCGCCAtgcccaccctcgccgccaccagcaaaggccgggatggtgaagatggtcaaggcggtgaggatggtTGTTGTGAGGCGTAACATGGTTGAAGGTCAAGATAGGTCTAGTCAGACCTGGCCAAACTTTGGTGGCTCCTTGGACTTGATGATTCGGTGAAAAGAAACAACAGAGGAGGTTCTCTCATGGTTTATAGATTCTGTAGCCACCAGGCTCTAGTCAGGACTTCTTCGCAAGATGATCCCAAGGTAAGGGGCTCAATTTCCAGCCTCCTGGATCACCTTTAGCTGTCGCGTCCCACTAACAAAGCCGCGATGTTGCGCTGGACCAAGGGGTTCTGTGGTTGAGCGGGGACGCCTTTCCTTCCCCGGACATTCCGGGCACACCACTGCATGTCAGCACTTGCCCCGCTCCGGCCAACTTGTCGGAGTAGACCCGCGATTGGTGTTCTGGCTACCGAAGGGGGGTGTCGTTGGTGTAGAGAAGACCTCAAGAGAACCTAACATGCCTCCTCGACGTCAGAACAGAGTCGGCTTGTGGCATGGCGCGTTAGGTATGAGGatgtaaaaaataaaaaataaaaataaaaacaagaGATGAAAAGACTAATCTTACCGTGATGAGTCTTGGCATCTGCAGGTAAACGGCTGCCAGCCCCTGTCCATTCCGAGTTGGGTTGCTTTTTGCCCTGCCAAGGCCTCTACCATGTGCTGTTGTCTGCAGTGGTCCCTTGATGTTGGTTTCAACGGTCCATCTAACACCTAGAAGGGGAGCCATCAAGGCAATAGTGTGACTGTCCCCCGCTCGTGGCAGTGGGATCCGGCGACTCGGAAAGGATCCAGGAAGCTGGTAGCTAAAAAGCCGCCTCACAGACGGACTATTGATTCCTTGCCACGCACATAAAAGTGTCTAGTGATGTACCTAGATACCTCATTACTAATCCCAAGACATGAACTTGAGCGTTTGCCCTGCCCATCGACTAGCTACATCTTTGACCTTGGCTGTTTCGTAGATGAACCAGTCATACGGATAGGCTACATTTTCCTCGCTCAGGTCGGCTTCGGGAGGGAAGCTCCCATAGGCGCCAACAACCACGACGTCTTTAATGGTAGCATAGCCTCTCCCGTCAGAGGAAAACACTGCATTTCCAGTCCCAATTCCGTCAAACACACTCTTCTCTACCAGCACCTTCCCACCACTTCTAATGTCAAGACCTCTCCGTGGCTTCTCGTAGAACGAATTGAAGATATGCCCAGTGCCGGATCGGAACGACAGGGCATTGGTGACGTTCACAAAGTGGTTTCTCGCAAATGTTATGTGGAATTTGTTGTTGTCCTCAAGAGCGCTGCTGTCTGGGTGCCCGATTGCCACAGCTGAATCGGAGGCGTGTGAGAAGCCGTGGAATTTGTTGTGGCTCACCGAGATGTAGTCACTGCCGCTAGTGATTCCGAGAAGCTTTCCACCCGAAGCCGAGATGTCTAGATGGTCGAGCCATATGGAGCGGCCGTTCTGGATAGTGATAGCGtcggtcttggtgttggagaTGACTAGGTTACGGACGATAACGTTGCGGCTGTCTTTTAGCAACAGGCTGATACCGCTCAGAGCTGTTAACAGCAAGTGTGGTGTGTCAGTGCTGAGCGACAAAAAAACTTGGTGTGTGAAACAACATACAGCTTCCAGGAGCACCGATAATGGTCTTACTGGATCCTACTGCAACTTGGATGCCTTCTGCCTCAATAGCCGCACCGACAATAACCACGCCTACTTCTGTTCCTGCCACGGCAGCGGTAAATTCATCCACTGTCTTGACAAAGTTGTGCTCAGCCCCCCAGCCGCCAATAGTTCTGTTCATGTGCCATTCTTGTCAGACTCGTCTTCGGCCGTGGGTAGGtccagatgatgatgatggtggtgggggttaATACTCACGCTCCGAACACAGAACAATAACCAATATTGCAGGCATCGTCGTATGTTGcctcttcctgctcttcCCAGTTCATCTGTCTTTTCGACAGAAGACGGGGCTTGTTGATCCTGACGGCGGTGGCAACTGTGGCAGCTGTGGCCAACCAAACAAGGGAGTGTGCAGTACGCATCTCTGTTTGACGCTTTCTTATGACTTCAGGCGTCACGGATCCTTGTAATCTTGTTTGATCAATGTGGGAAAAGTCACCCCTTCTTAAAGGGAGTTGCTGGGTGCGGGGGCAAGCGCTCAAAGTTCATGGGGTACCTGCATCTCATCAACACGTCTGATAGTCTGTTGCCCCCGCTTCATTTACCATGTGTGACGTTTGTCTTGGAGAATGGTGCTTTCAGTGGAATATATTAACGACTGGAACATTCTTCGAGGCTTAAACGGGTAATATGACTTCATGCGACACCAAGCCCGGTAAATGG belongs to Podospora bellae-mahoneyi strain CBS 112042 chromosome 6, whole genome shotgun sequence and includes:
- a CDS encoding hypothetical protein (EggNog:ENOG503PCPN; COG:G; CAZy:GH7) → MMMKQYLQYLAAGSLMTGLVAGQGVGTQQTETHPRITWKRCTGKANCTTVQAEVVIDSNWRWIHTSGGTNCYDGNAWNTAACSTATDCASKCLMEGAGNYQQTYGASTSGDSLTLKFVTKHEYGTNVGSRFYLMNGASKYQMFTLMNNEFSFDVDLSTVECGLNSALYFVAMEEDGGMRSYPTNKAGAKYGTGYCDAQCARDLKFVGGKANIEGWRESSNDENAGVGPYGGCCAEIDVWESNAHAYAFTPHACENNNYHVCERDTCGGTYSEDRFAGGCDANGCDYNPYRMGNPDFYGKGKTVDTTKKFTVVTRFQDDNLEQFFVQNGRKILAPAPTFDGIPASPNITPEFCSTQFDVFTDRNRFSEVGDFPQLNAALRIPMVLVMSIWADHYANMLWLDSVYPPEKEGEPGAARGPCAQDSGVPSEVKANYPNAKVVWSNIRFGPIGSTVNV
- a CDS encoding hypothetical protein (CAZy:AA3; COG:E; EggNog:ENOG503PA8A), whose amino-acid sequence is MLRLTTTILTALTIFTIPAFAGGGEGGHGGYTKPEDNVYDYVIVGSGPGGGPLATNLAKAGHSVLLVEAGDDQSNNPTSEIGALFFLPYQDASMRWDFFVRNYANESRLLQHNHRVYRKTDGTFYVGTSPPAGATLLGIHYPRGGTLGGSSAVNAMSSVLPSDSDWQIIADLTGDTSWNPIAMRSIFARIENNHYLPSGTPGHGFNGYFDTSMSDESVWVGQDDMTTVMAEAADDLGQDPLNIVDHLTADVNALDPARDKSVGVFGSAVHSDENARRFSSRDLVLETASALTAAGKKKYPLWIQLNTLATKVTFKDINHPHRKPKATGIEYLQGQSVYRADPRNTASNNGTWGRAFARKEIIVSGGTFNSPQLLKLSGIGPAEELASFGIPLVKNLPGVGTNLQDNYEVPIVGHAARNFTTPPPDPADPACWFGAPGDPCVTLWQSQQGPYMKGATLNAVFRKSISPAYNERDIFLVGGLFALRGFWPPTDSIVPDPPNMFGFSTVKIGPQSRGGKVLLTSADPRDVPSINFHLFEEGDAGTAMDLAAELDTVKFVRRLFASVPAPLGPISPVEPPCSGGMSADGTCDDAADIEWLKNQIFGHHPTSTCAIGADSDPNAVLDSKFRVRGVRGLRVVDASAFPRVPGPFPVLPTFMLSEKASESVLADSHTW
- a CDS encoding hypothetical protein (COG:H; CAZy:PL1; EggNog:ENOG503NUJG), which gives rise to MRTAHSLVWLATAATVATAVRINKPRLLSKRQMNWEEQEEATYDDACNIGYCSVFGATIGGWGAEHNFVKTVDEFTAAVAGTEVGVVIVGAAIEAEGIQVAVGSSKTIIGAPGSSLSGISLLLKDSRNVIVRNLVISNTKTDAITIQNGRSIWLDHLDISASGGKLLGITSGSDYISVSHNKFHGFSHASDSAVAIGHPDSSALEDNNKFHITFARNHFVNVTNALSFRSGTGHIFNSFYEKPRRGLDIRSGGKVLVEKSVFDGIGTGNAVFSSDGRGYATIKDVVVVGAYGSFPPEADLSEENVAYPYDWFIYETAKVKDVASRWAGQTLKFMSWD